The Leptospira neocaledonica genome contains a region encoding:
- a CDS encoding Ppx/GppA phosphatase family protein — MVRENTLAAIDLGTNSFHMIIVRVRENGTFEAIAREKENVRLGSGLEEGGEIDPPAFRRAIECLKRFKMLADNSKAEIRAVATSAMREASNRAEFQAAALKEAGIKIDVISGYEEARLIYFGVLQGLPVFDKKVLLVDIGGGSTEVLVGYRGDILFSKSFKLGAIRLTEKFLKSETLDSSQIRKCKLYVEEIILPFRKIIRDLKPEIIIGSSGTVQATAGIIRAFEGEVEERPLNHYTFQSSEFKRARNMILEADTSKKRGKIPGFDSKRSDIIVGGMLILDELFQLLDLPDMTVSEFALREGIIYDTIRKWEHFQDLEHSKHLDDIRQKSILNLLVSYTRDQEYARHVAKLSLDIFDQLQSVHRLGKEEREYLEASSLLHEVGLFISHSAYHKHSYYLIRNSEAMLGFTWGEIEIIALTARYHRKSSPKSKHREFQRVGPREQETVEKLSAILRIASACNRNRQGLIETVRCQVRKNQAIFTLVTNQNYDKSLELWACEEQADAFESAYGMVPLFQ, encoded by the coding sequence ATGGTTCGGGAAAACACCCTAGCTGCCATCGATCTAGGCACAAACTCCTTTCACATGATTATCGTCCGGGTCCGAGAAAACGGGACCTTTGAAGCAATCGCCAGAGAGAAGGAGAACGTACGTCTCGGAAGCGGTTTGGAAGAAGGAGGAGAGATCGATCCTCCCGCATTTAGGCGTGCAATCGAGTGTTTAAAGCGTTTTAAGATGCTTGCGGATAACTCGAAGGCAGAGATCAGAGCGGTAGCCACTTCTGCAATGAGAGAAGCCTCCAATCGTGCCGAATTCCAGGCTGCCGCCTTAAAGGAAGCTGGCATCAAAATTGATGTGATCAGCGGATATGAAGAAGCCCGACTCATCTATTTCGGGGTCCTACAAGGACTTCCAGTATTCGATAAAAAAGTCCTGCTCGTAGATATAGGCGGAGGAAGCACGGAAGTTTTAGTGGGTTATAGAGGGGATATTCTATTCTCCAAAAGTTTCAAATTGGGAGCAATCCGACTCACCGAAAAATTCCTAAAATCCGAAACCTTGGATTCTTCCCAGATCCGAAAATGTAAACTCTATGTAGAAGAGATCATTCTTCCTTTCCGAAAGATCATCCGAGATCTGAAACCAGAAATAATCATAGGCTCATCCGGGACAGTACAGGCAACTGCAGGGATCATTCGGGCCTTCGAAGGAGAAGTAGAAGAAAGGCCTTTAAATCATTATACATTCCAATCCTCTGAATTTAAACGTGCAAGGAATATGATCTTAGAAGCAGACACTTCTAAAAAGAGAGGCAAGATCCCGGGTTTCGATTCCAAACGTTCCGATATCATCGTAGGTGGTATGCTCATCCTGGATGAATTATTCCAGTTATTGGACCTTCCCGATATGACCGTTTCGGAGTTCGCGCTTAGAGAAGGAATTATCTACGATACGATCCGGAAATGGGAGCACTTCCAGGACTTGGAACATTCCAAACATCTGGACGATATTCGCCAAAAATCCATCTTAAACCTTTTAGTTTCCTACACAAGAGACCAAGAATATGCCCGCCATGTAGCCAAACTTTCCTTGGATATATTCGATCAACTTCAGTCCGTACATCGATTAGGAAAAGAAGAAAGAGAGTATCTGGAAGCCTCTTCTTTACTTCATGAGGTAGGATTATTCATTTCACATTCCGCCTATCATAAACATAGTTATTATCTGATTCGAAACTCGGAGGCAATGCTTGGATTCACTTGGGGGGAAATAGAGATCATTGCACTCACCGCAAGATACCATCGTAAAAGTTCCCCTAAATCCAAACATAGAGAGTTCCAAAGAGTAGGTCCGAGAGAGCAGGAAACAGTCGAAAAACTTTCCGCAATTTTAAGGATCGCCAGTGCATGCAATCGGAACAGACAAGGGCTGATCGAAACCGTCAGATGCCAGGTCCGAAAAAATCAGGCGATCTTCACCTTAGTCACAAATCAAAATTACGACAAAAGTCTGGAACTCTGGGCCTGTGAAGAGCAAGCAGATGCATTCGAATCCGCTTACGGAATGGTGCCTTTATTTCAGTGA
- a CDS encoding rod shape-determining protein codes for MIFDKLYGLFSNDMGIDLGTANTLVHVKGQGIVLSEPSVVAVHAATGKVLAVGQEAKRMLGRTPGEIVAIRPMKDGVIADFETVEKMIRYFIAKVHNRTTFVKPRIVIGVPSGITEVERRAVRESAEQAGAREIFLIDEALAAAIGANIPINEPAGNMIVDIGGGTTEIAVISLGGMVIAESIRTGGDEFDDAIIKYLRNQYNLVVGERTAEDIKLTIGNAYPEKKTETMEVKGRDAISGLPRTLELESNEIRKALKEPTDEILDGIKRVLERTPPELASDIVERGIVLTGGGCLLRGLETYLSKETGVPVFRAENPLTCVVLGTGKFLDEVKYLKPGIR; via the coding sequence ATGATATTCGATAAGCTATACGGATTATTTTCCAACGATATGGGAATCGACCTCGGAACCGCAAACACTCTCGTCCACGTAAAAGGGCAAGGTATCGTTCTTTCCGAGCCTTCCGTAGTAGCGGTCCACGCAGCTACGGGCAAGGTGCTCGCAGTAGGCCAGGAAGCTAAGAGAATGTTGGGACGTACTCCCGGCGAGATCGTAGCAATCCGTCCTATGAAAGATGGGGTGATCGCGGACTTTGAAACTGTCGAAAAAATGATCCGCTACTTCATTGCAAAAGTTCATAACAGAACTACTTTTGTAAAACCTAGAATCGTGATTGGAGTTCCTTCTGGGATCACCGAGGTGGAAAGACGTGCGGTCCGTGAATCCGCAGAACAAGCAGGTGCTAGGGAGATCTTCTTGATCGACGAGGCATTGGCTGCTGCGATCGGTGCAAATATTCCGATCAACGAACCTGCAGGTAATATGATTGTGGATATCGGTGGTGGAACCACTGAGATTGCCGTGATCTCTCTTGGTGGTATGGTAATTGCCGAGTCCATCAGAACCGGTGGAGATGAGTTCGACGATGCAATCATCAAATATTTAAGAAACCAATACAATCTGGTCGTTGGGGAAAGAACCGCGGAAGATATCAAACTGACTATCGGTAACGCTTACCCTGAAAAGAAAACCGAGACCATGGAAGTAAAAGGTAGGGATGCAATTTCCGGATTACCTCGTACTTTGGAATTAGAATCCAATGAAATCCGCAAGGCTCTTAAAGAACCAACCGACGAAATTTTAGACGGAATCAAAAGAGTTTTAGAAAGAACTCCTCCTGAACTTGCTTCGGACATCGTAGAAAGAGGGATCGTTCTTACCGGAGGAGGATGCCTTCTTCGCGGATTAGAAACCTATCTTTCCAAAGAAACCGGCGTGCCTGTATTCAGAGCGGAAAACCCTCTGACCTGCGTGGTACTTGGGACCGGAAAATTCTTGGACGAAGTTAAGTATCTGAAACCAGGGATCCGTTAA
- the mreC gene encoding rod shape-determining protein MreC → MLWLQVNKSKETVSLLFCIVFSLLSLTFKSNVLVRGIASFQRVGDSVSGSIDGVGSFFKGAYTKLESFEAVRQERDACVAAIDDYKLLPQDLERIGRENESLRRELRFNTKQKYSTVKAEVLSVRLNSIYRTIIIDKGSEAGIKPYMPVTARAVNQKGEIIEALVGKVIAVTGGSAVIQPIINSNFNMGVSIPESNLWATLSGNSGRGMEGLMNYIDSGIIIDPRIFGDYPMGPSEMIQYTESLSKIGKPVYSSGSSGMFPPGIPVGIITEEGPRNGSFKTAFLKPFVRFDMLESVTILMKLPEKWAETWPEGQNINIENPYFGELNYPKEEREPKVPTPTGNKPVETPKPQKPEAGFTDEETN, encoded by the coding sequence ATGCTTTGGCTTCAAGTTAATAAAAGTAAGGAAACTGTTTCCCTTTTATTCTGTATTGTTTTCTCTCTTTTGTCCCTGACTTTTAAGAGTAATGTTCTAGTCAGAGGGATTGCAAGCTTTCAGAGAGTGGGAGATTCCGTTTCCGGTTCGATCGACGGAGTTGGCTCCTTCTTTAAAGGAGCTTATACTAAATTAGAATCTTTTGAAGCCGTTCGTCAGGAAAGAGACGCATGTGTCGCAGCAATTGACGATTATAAACTTCTTCCCCAAGATCTGGAAAGAATAGGAAGAGAAAACGAAAGTCTCAGAAGAGAATTACGTTTTAATACTAAACAAAAATATTCTACAGTCAAAGCGGAAGTCCTTTCCGTTCGTTTGAATTCCATCTATCGTACAATCATTATAGACAAAGGTTCCGAAGCGGGTATCAAACCTTATATGCCTGTCACTGCAAGAGCTGTGAATCAAAAGGGCGAAATTATAGAAGCTTTAGTCGGAAAGGTGATCGCAGTCACCGGAGGATCCGCAGTCATCCAACCTATCATCAATTCCAATTTTAACATGGGTGTTTCCATTCCTGAAAGTAATCTTTGGGCTACTCTTTCCGGAAACTCAGGAAGAGGAATGGAAGGATTGATGAATTATATCGATAGCGGTATTATTATCGATCCTAGGATTTTTGGAGATTATCCAATGGGTCCAAGCGAGATGATCCAATACACTGAATCTTTGAGTAAGATCGGAAAACCTGTATATAGTTCAGGTTCTTCCGGAATGTTCCCGCCCGGAATTCCAGTTGGCATCATTACTGAAGAAGGTCCGAGAAACGGAAGTTTTAAAACTGCATTCCTAAAACCTTTTGTTCGTTTCGATATGTTGGAGTCCGTTACAATACTCATGAAACTTCCTGAAAAATGGGCGGAGACCTGGCCGGAAGGACAGAATATCAATATCGAAAATCCGTATTTTGGTGAATTAAATTATCCTAAAGAAGAAAGGGAGCCTAAGGTTCCAACTCCTACTGGAAACAAACCTGTGGAAACTCCTAAACCTCAAAAACCGGAAGCCGGATTTACAGACGAGGAAACGAACTGA